A DNA window from Impatiens glandulifera chromosome 7, dImpGla2.1, whole genome shotgun sequence contains the following coding sequences:
- the LOC124945895 gene encoding caffeoylshikimate esterase-like, with translation MVLKITHPGHDANETSPFGSFTADEFYDRHAVSHGSEFIVNARGMRLFTQWWIPLPPTKVIGCIAMIHGYTGETNWGFQLTAILFAKHGFAVCGIDHQGHGYSDGLPTHIPDVNPVVDDCVYFFDMFRRRHVPTHLPSFLYGESLGGAIALLISLRQRKGLIERPYNGMVLNGAMCGIMDKPTGARKHLIAAAAWLIPTWRIVPVRGSIVDLSVKVEWKRKLALANPKQSVKRPRAGTAAELLRICEELQSKFEEIDVPFFIVHGGRDIVCDPKKAEEFYERASSVDKTIRVYPEMLHQILGEPEESVSMVFGEIIEWLLTRSADKVAAV, from the exons ATGGTTCTAAAGATAACTCACCCCGGTCACGACGCCAACGAAACAAGCCCTTTCGGTTCATTCACCGCGGACGAGTTCTACGACCGTCACGCGGTGAGTCATGGATCCGAGTTCATCGTCAACGCTCGTGGAATGAGGCTTTTCACCCAATGGTGGATCCCGTTACCACCAACTAAAGTCATTGGATGCATCGCCATGATCCATGGCTACACCGGCGAAACCAATTGGGGTTTCCAACTAACCGCTATCTTATTTGCCAAACATGGTTTCGCCGTTTGTGGAATCGACCATCAAGGCCATGGATACTCCGACGGGCTCCCAACACACATCCCCGACGTTAATCCCGTGGTAGATGATTGTGTCTACTTCTTCGACATGTTTCGCCGTCGCCACGTGCCAACTCATCTCCCCTCGTTCCTCTATGGTGAATCACTCGGTGGCGCTATCGCGTTACTCATCTCGCTTCGCCAACGCAAAGGCTTGATCGAACGTCCATACAATGGCATGGTCCTCAATGGCGCCATGTGTG GAATCATGGACAAGCCAACAGGGGCGCGTAAGCACCTGATCGCGGCGGCGGCGTGGTTGATTCCTACATGGAGGATAGTCCCAGTACGAGGGTCGATTGTAGATTTGTCGGTAAAAGTGGAATGGAAGAGAAAGTTGGCTTTGGCGAATCCGAAACAGAGTGTGAAAAGGCCACGAGCGGGGACAGCGGCGGAGCTATTGAGGATTTGCGAGGAGTTGCAATCGAAGTTTGAGGAGATTGACGTGCCGTTTTTCATTGTACACGGCGGTCGGGACATAGTTTGCGACCCGAAAAAGGCTGAGGAGTTTTATGAGCGGGCGTCGAGTGTGGATAAAACGATTAGGGTTTATCCTGAAATGTTGCATCAAATACTTGGAGAGCCGGAAGAAAGTGTGAGCATGGTGTTTGGAGAGATTATTGAATGGCTGCTCACTAGATCAGCCGACAAGGTAGCTGCCGTATGA
- the LOC124910065 gene encoding EG45-like domain containing protein: protein MADNTCRIIIVIVIVIVTIVSKSILVVADIGTATSYAPPYTPTKCNGNRPDQFPSGNLFVAVSEGLWDNGAACGRRYRLRCLSGGNNPCKDGTVDVRVIDYCTKRPCPSTIMLSTDAFSAISSSHHSRINIEYIQV from the exons ATGGCGGATAATACATGTCgaattataattgtaattgtCATCGTTATCGTTACAATTGTAAGCAAGTCAATTCTAGTTGTTGCTGACATAGGAACTGCCACATCTTATGCCCCGCCATACACAC caACCAAGTGCAATGGGAATAGACCGGACCAATTTCCATCTGGAAACTTGTTTGTGGCGGTTAGCGAAGGGCTATGGGACAACGGGGCGGCGTGTGGGAGGCGATATAGATTGAGGTGTTTGAGTGGCGGAAATAATCCTTGTAAAGATGGGACTGTTGATGTTCGTGTTATCGACTATTGTACAAAGAGACCTTGTCCTTCAACTATCATGCTCTCAACCGATGCTTTTTCCGCAATTTCAAGCTCTCATCATTCAAGAATCAATATTGAATATATCCa AGTTTGA
- the LOC124946016 gene encoding synaptotagmin-4-like: MGFFLGLILGIALGICLIVGFARCESIRSKSRSDLAATVAAFAKLTVQDLRKILPAENYPSWVVFSHKQKLNWLNVQLEKLWPFINEAASELIRSSVEPILEQYRPVVLTSLKFSTLTLGTVAPQFTGITILESDAKGITIEVEMQWDGNPQIVLDIKTRLGVSLPIEVKNIAFTGVFRLIFRPLVDEFPCFGAVCYSLRDKKRMDLTLKVIGGDISAIPGISDAIEETIRDAVEDSITWPVRNIIAILPGDYSDLELKPCGTLEVKLIQAKELTNKDIVGKSDPYATLFIRPLRQKMQTSKTINNQLNPIWNEHFEFIVEDSLTQHLTVRVFDDEGVQAGELIGCAQISLFELEPGKVKDVWLKLVKDLEIQRDTKYRGQVHLELLYCPIGTESIFASPYDPDFRLTALEKALKTGLDGGDTSDGVRTSGLKRKDVIARGVLSVTVISADDLPSVDLMGKSDPFVILITKKSEQKYKTRVVNNSLNPVWNQTFDFVIEDALHDLLTLEVWDHDILGKDKMGKVIMTLTRAILEGELTDTFAIDGTKSGKLNLHIKWNPRPIFRDS, translated from the exons ATGGGTTTCTTTTTGGGTTTGATTCTTGGCATTGCACTAGGCATCTGTTTGATTGTTGGCTTCGCTCGTTGTGAGAGTATCCGATCTAAGAGTCGTTCTGATTTG gcTGCAACTGTGGCTGCATTTGCTAAGTTAACAGTTCAGGATCTGAGGAAGATTCTTCCAGCTGAAAATTACCCTTCATGGGTTGTTTTCTCACACAAACAAAAG CTTAATTGGCTTAATGTGCAACTTGAGAAACTTTGGCCATTTATAAATGAG GCAGCATCGGAGTTAATCCGAAGTTCGGTTGAGCCTATTCTGGAGCAATATAGACCAGTAGTCTTGACTTCTCTAAAGTTCTCAACATTAACTCTTGGAACTGTGGCACCTCAGTTTACAG GAATAACGATACTTGAAAGTGATGCTAAGGGAATTACAATTGAAGTGGAGATGCAATGGGATGGAAATCCCCAAATTGTTCTTGATATCAAAACAAGACTTGGTGTATCATTGCCCATAGAG GTCAAGAACATTGCATTCACAGGAGTTTTCAGGTTAATTTTCAGACCACTTGTAGATGAGTTTCCTTGCTTTGGTGCTGTCTGTTATTCCCTGAGGGATAAG AAAAGGATGGATCTTACACTTAAGGTTATTGGTGGGGATATCTCAGCAATTCCGGGAATTTCAGATGCTATCGAG GAGACTATTCGAGATGCTGTGGAAGACTCGATTACCTGGCCAGTTCGAAATATTATAGCCATATTACCTGGGGATTACAG TGACCTGGAGCTAAAACCTTGTGGAACATTAGAAGTAAAGCTTATACAGGCAAAGGAATTGACAAATAAAGATATAGTAGGAAAGTCTGATCCTTATGCTACCTTATTTATCCGTCCTTTGCGACAGAAAATGCAAACTAGCAAGACAATT AACAACCAATTGAATCCAATCTGGAATGAGCACTTTGAGTTTATAGTGGAGGACTCATTAACACAACACTTGACAGTGAGAGTTTTTGATGATGAAGGCGTTCAAGCTGGTGAGCTCATAGGCTGTGCTCAAATTTCATTGTTTGAACTAGAGCCTGGTAAAGTGAAGGATGTATGGTTAAAGTTAGTCAAAGATTTGGAGATTCAGAGGGATACAAAGTACAGGGGACAG GTACACTTGGAGCTCTTATATTGTCCTATTGGTACTGAAAGTATCTTTGCAAGTCCTTACGATCCTGATTTTCGGTTAACTGCACTAGAGAAGGCCCTTAAAACTGGACTCGATGGAGGAGATACTTCAGATGGTGTAAGAACTAGTGGTTTAAAGAGGAAGGATGTAATAGCTCGAGGTGTTTTATCTGTTACAGTGATATCTGCTGATGACTTGCCATCAGTAGATTTGATGGGGAAATCTGATCCTTTTGTTATTCTAATCACCAAGAAATCTGAGCAAAAGTATAAGACCAGG GTTGTAAATAACAGCTTGAATCCAGTTTGGAACCAAACATTTGACTTTGTCATTGAGGATGCATTACACGATTTACTAACACTAGAAGTATGGGATCATGACATTTTGGGAAAG GATAAGATGGGGAAAGTTATTATGACACTAACAAGGGCAATATTGGAAGGAGAATTAACAGACACATTTGCAATAGATGGGACTAAATCTGGGAAGCTAAATTTGCACATCAAGTGGAACCCTAGACCAATATTTCGAGATTCATAG